The sequence below is a genomic window from Numida meleagris isolate 19003 breed g44 Domestic line unplaced genomic scaffold, NumMel1.0 unplaced_Scaffold1143, whole genome shotgun sequence.
GGAGGagcacagggacatggggacatggaggaGCAcggagacatggggacatggggacatggacatggggacatggaggagcacagggacatggggacatgggcacagggacatggggacacgggcACAGGGACACACAGGAGcgcagggacatggggacaaaaCCACGGGGACGCAGACATGGGGACATGCAAGAgcacagggacacggggacgcaCAGGAGCATGGGGAcatggacatggggacacacaggAGCATGGGGACACGGAGATGGGGGCTGGGACACGAGGACACCCAGATGGACACGCAGACACCGTCCCCAGGTCCCTGTCTGTGTCCCAGCGCCACAGACACGGGGACAAGGACACAGCCgtggggacacacggacacagAGACACGCGGGGACAACGCGCGACGCcggggtgacacggggacacgtGTGGGACTCACCAGTAACTTGTTGTACTTTGGTCTCTTCCTGTGGTCCTTGGTGAGGCTGCGGGAGAGGGGACAGGGTCAGAGCCTCGGGGACAACGGTGTGGGGCCGTGTCCCcacccgggggggggggggggggtggctGTCACCCACCAGTCCCTGACGAAGGCCTGGAAGTCCCCGGAGAAGCCCATGGCGGGGGGCAGCAGGGGGGggtcctcctgcagcacttTTGTCAGCACCTCGAAGTCCGTCTTGCAGTTCTGGTACGGGAACTGCCCCGTGGCCAACTCCACCTGcggggacagcgtggggacagcACGGTCACCGGGGGGGGGGACACACATGGGGGGGACACGGCGGAGGTGGTGGGGACACGGCACCATCACAGGGCGATGGAGCAGGGGGGTGGTGAGGGACACAGCAGGGATGTGGTGGCATCAAGAGTGGGGACAGttggggacagggggacactGGGGGGNNNNNNNNNNNNNNNNNNNNNNNNNNNNNNNNNNNNNNNNNNNNNNNNNNNNNNNNNNNNNNNNNNNNNNNNNNNNNNNNNNNNNNNNNNNNNNNNNNNNNNNNNNNNNNNNNNNNNNNNNNNNNNNNNNNNNNNNNNNNNNNNNNNNNNNNNNNNNNNNNNNNNNNNNNNNNNNNNNNNNNNNNNNNNNNNNNNNNNNNNNNNNNNNNNNNNNNNNNNNNNNNNNNNNNNNNNNNNNNNNNNNNNNNNNNNNNNNNNNNNNNNNNNNNNNNNNNNNNNNNNNNNNNNNNNNNNNNNNN
It includes:
- the LOC110390466 gene encoding uncharacterized protein LOC110390466, encoding MVPCPHHLRRVPPMCVPPPGDRAVPTLSPQVELATGQFPYQNCKTDFEVLTKVLQEDPPLLPPAMGFSGDFQAFVRDCLTKDHRKRPKYNKLLVSPTRVPVSPRRRALSPRVSVSVCPHGCVLVPVSVALGHRQGPGDGVCVSIWVSSCPSPHLRVPMLLCVPMSMSPCSCASPCPCALACPHVCVPVVLSPCPCAPVCPCARVPMSLCPCPHVPVLLHVPMSMSPCPHVS